AAAGCACTTAAGGCTGTTTCTGGCAAGATTCAAAAAATGAACACGGAATTGGCAGGGAACTGTTGCCGCGACAGCCACGTTTCTGCGAGCCTGTGAAGCGAAGTGAGTGCTGAGCACGTCTAATTTTTCTGGTCATGTTCAAGAAGCTCGACCCACTCAAGCCCTATCTCTACAAATACCGCGTCCAGTTCTTCTGGGGCGGGTCGGTGCTTCTTCTCAATAACCTGATTTGGATTTTCTTTCCTCAGGTCATCGGACGCGCCATCAATGATCTAAATCAGGGCATAACGCAGCACAAGATTGTTACTTATTCGCTCGCGCTGATAGCGATTGCGCTGGGCAAAGGCCTCTTCCAGTTCCTGATGCGCTGGATATTGATCGGTATCTCGCGCGAGATCGAGTTTGATCTGCGGAACGATCTGTTCCGGCATCTCGAGTCTCTCTCCTACTCTTACTACCAGCGCACGCGCGTGGGGGACATTATGGCGCGCGCGACTAATGACCTGAATGCCGTTCGCATGTTGCTTGGTCCAGCAATCATGTATACGGCCAACACGATCGTCTTCACTGCGGGCGCTCTTGCTTTCATGCTGAAAATCAGCCCGCGGCTGACAATGTTTGCGTTCCTCCCGCTGCCCGTAGCCAGCATCCTGGTTCAGTATTTTGGGCGACGCATTCACGAGCGCTTCGAACGCATCCAGGCTACGTTCTCTGATATCTCCGCACGAGCACAGGAGAACTTCTCCGGTGCGCGACTGGTGCGTGCATACGTTCAGGAAGAGCCAGAAATCGAACTCTTTGAGACCGCGAACCGCGAATACATAGCGCGCAGCCTGAAATTAGTTCGCCTCATCGGCATGTTGTGGCCCACTTTGGAGATGCTCCTGGGCCTCGCGATCATCCTCGTGCTGTGGCTTGGTGGAAGGGAAGTACTGCTGCACCGGATGAATGTCGGCAACTTCGTGGCTTACAACACGTACATGGTGCAGCTCACCTGGCCGGTTATCGCGCTCGGCTGGGTTATCAATATCTTCCAGCGGGGCACAGCTTCGTTGGGACGAATCAACGAGATCTTCTCCGAGCGTCCGGATGTAACCGACGATCGCGTTGCCCCGGATTTGAAAGAACTCTCAGCGATTCACGGCGACATTGAGTTCCGTGGTCTGACCTTCAGCTATCCGACGGGTGGAGAGGTACTTTCCGGCATCGAGCTCAGAATTCCCGCTGGGACAAGCCTGGCGATCGTGGGTCCCACGGGTTCCGGTAAAAGCACGCTCGTGAGTTTGATTCCGCGCATTTATGACGCGGCTGCAGGTTCGGTCCTAATTGATGGGCGGAACATCACCGACTTTCCTCTTGAGACTCTGCGCAAGAATATTGGATTCGTCCCGCAGGAAACCTTTCTCTTCAGCTCGAGCATTCGCGACAATATCGCCTTCGGCACCGAGCAAAGTACCGATGAGGAAGTCGAAGCCGCAGCGCAAGCCGCCAGCTTGGCGCAGGAGATCCACGGATTTCCTCAAGGCTACGCGACGGTGGTTGGTGAACGCGGGTTAATGTTATCGGGGGGACAGAAGCAGAGGACCGCCATTGCTCGAGCCATCATTCGCAATCCGCGCATCCTCATTCTCGATGACGCTCTTTCCAGCGTCGATACCTACACAGAGGAGCGTATTCTGAATCATCTGCGCGAGATCATGCAGGGACGCACCACGATTTTCATCTCGCATCGCGTCTCAACCGTGCGCGCAGCGGATCAGATTGCGGTGTTGCACGGCGGAGAGATCGTCGAATTGGGCCCTCACGAAGACTTGTTAGCGCTTAATGGCTACTACGCCGATCTCTACAACAAGCAGTTGCTGGAAGAAGAACTCGCGAAGGTTTAGCCGACAATGCAACGCGTGGTCACGCCCGAATTGCTCGACGAGGATTTGGGCACGCCTGAAGAAATTCGGAGTACGCTGCTCGATCTTCGAGGCTTTAATCGAAACTTCGGTGGGTTCCGCAGCATCACTTCACTACTGAAGAATGTCGCGCGCAAGAATCGCCTCCAATCGTTGTCATTCCTGGACGTCGCTGGCGGGACTGGCGATGTCGCCGACTTCGTACAACTAACGTTGCGAAAAGAGGGTCTTCTGGTGAAGGCAACTGTGCTCGATCGTGCGGTGTCACACATGACTGGGAACGATGCTGGTCTTGGAAGAGTCGCTGGGGATGCCTTGCGATTGCCTTTTGCTTCCCGAAGCTTCGATATCGTTGGCTGCAACCTCTTTTGCCATCATCTCGAGCCGGCCGACGTGGTCTCGTTCTTCGATGAAGCTTTGCGGGTCGCTAGACGTGCAGTGATCGTCAGCGATTTGCGTCGGAATTTGTTTCACTGGATTGTTGCCTCTGCGGGACGCTTTACCTATCGCAGCCGGCTTACTCGCAATGATGCTCCCGCTTCGGTTCGGCGGGCTTACACCCCGAGCGAAATTGCTGAGCTGGCTCGCAAGAGCGTTGCTGCCTCGTTCGATCTCTGGCCACACTACTTTCAGCGTTTCGGACTAATTTTGTGGAAGGCGTAAAGAAGGTTTTCGATGTCGCAGTGATCGGCGCAGGACCTGCCGGTAGCGCTGCCGCGATTACGGCGGCACGGGAGGGCTTCGCTGTTGCACTCCTCGAGTCCGGCAGCTTTCCCAGACATAAGGTGTGTGGCGAATTCGTCTCCGGCGAAGCTTTGCCAATCTTGAAATCGCTCATTCCTAACGACGAATTACTAGCTCGCGCACCTCGCATCAGGACCGCTCGCCTATTTCTCGACGATCGAGGGGTGGACTTTGTAGTAGAGCCTGCGGCCGTGAGTCTCTCGCGGCATGCACTCGACCAGCGCCTCTGGGACTCGGCCATTGCCGAAGGCGTTTGGGCCAGTGATCGAGCACGGGTAGCCGCAGTACGTAAGGAGCAATCGTTCTTCTCCATCGAGTCAAAAGGAAGCCGACTGCGTGCGCGGGCGGTAGTCAATGCGAGCGGGCGCTGGTCGAATCTTTCCCGTCCAAAAGCGGAGATTGGCGATAGCTGGATCGGCCTTAAACAGCACTTCATCGAAGACAACGCTTCGCTGCGTTGCGATCTGTATTTCTTTCGAGGCGGATATTGCGGTGTTCAGGCGCTAGGGAATGGCACGATCAACGTAGCCGCGATGGTACGAGCTGATCTGGCGCGAACTCTCACGGGAGTCTTCGGGCAAAATCGAGAATTGGCGGCGCGGTCTCGCAACTGGCACCCCGCGAGTGAAGCAGTGGCCACGTCTCCGTTATTGTTTAGCGCGCCCCGAACTTCCGACAAAGATACAGTTCTGGTCGGCGACGCTGCCGCTTTTATCGATCCATTTGCCGGCGATGGCATCTCCATGGCTCTGCACAGCGGACGCCTTGCCGCACTCAGTCTCGCTCCATATCTGCGAGAGGAATACTCGCTTGGGGCCGCGCTAGAGAAGTACGACAGTGCTTACAGAGAGCTTCTGCAACCTGCGCTGAAAGCAGCGGCTCGTTTGCGACGTTTGCTGCAGCTTCCCAAAACGCTGAGGCTCACCGCCCTCTCACTTCTCCAGTGGGGACCGCTAGCCCGCTTGGCGGTGCAACAAACGCGCGTCCGGATGATCGCCTGATTCGGAACTACGTTTGCGGATTCTCGTTCGCTACTGCTCCAGTGAATTCAGGCATGGTGGCATGACCGGGTCGGCTGATCCCTTTTTGTCGCAGTACTTGCAATAGAGTCATGGAGAGAATCTTCAAGTCGAGCCATAAACTCTGGTGATCGACGTACCAAATATCCATGGTGAATCGTTCGTCCCAATCAAGGGCATTCCGGCCGTTCACCTGCGCCCACCCGGTTA
This genomic window from Terriglobales bacterium contains:
- a CDS encoding ABC transporter ATP-binding protein, coding for MFKKLDPLKPYLYKYRVQFFWGGSVLLLNNLIWIFFPQVIGRAINDLNQGITQHKIVTYSLALIAIALGKGLFQFLMRWILIGISREIEFDLRNDLFRHLESLSYSYYQRTRVGDIMARATNDLNAVRMLLGPAIMYTANTIVFTAGALAFMLKISPRLTMFAFLPLPVASILVQYFGRRIHERFERIQATFSDISARAQENFSGARLVRAYVQEEPEIELFETANREYIARSLKLVRLIGMLWPTLEMLLGLAIILVLWLGGREVLLHRMNVGNFVAYNTYMVQLTWPVIALGWVINIFQRGTASLGRINEIFSERPDVTDDRVAPDLKELSAIHGDIEFRGLTFSYPTGGEVLSGIELRIPAGTSLAIVGPTGSGKSTLVSLIPRIYDAAAGSVLIDGRNITDFPLETLRKNIGFVPQETFLFSSSIRDNIAFGTEQSTDEEVEAAAQAASLAQEIHGFPQGYATVVGERGLMLSGGQKQRTAIARAIIRNPRILILDDALSSVDTYTEERILNHLREIMQGRTTIFISHRVSTVRAADQIAVLHGGEIVELGPHEDLLALNGYYADLYNKQLLEEELAKV
- a CDS encoding methyltransferase domain-containing protein, which produces MQRVVTPELLDEDLGTPEEIRSTLLDLRGFNRNFGGFRSITSLLKNVARKNRLQSLSFLDVAGGTGDVADFVQLTLRKEGLLVKATVLDRAVSHMTGNDAGLGRVAGDALRLPFASRSFDIVGCNLFCHHLEPADVVSFFDEALRVARRAVIVSDLRRNLFHWIVASAGRFTYRSRLTRNDAPASVRRAYTPSEIAELARKSVAASFDLWPHYFQRFGLILWKA
- a CDS encoding FAD-dependent oxidoreductase, whose translation is MEGVKKVFDVAVIGAGPAGSAAAITAAREGFAVALLESGSFPRHKVCGEFVSGEALPILKSLIPNDELLARAPRIRTARLFLDDRGVDFVVEPAAVSLSRHALDQRLWDSAIAEGVWASDRARVAAVRKEQSFFSIESKGSRLRARAVVNASGRWSNLSRPKAEIGDSWIGLKQHFIEDNASLRCDLYFFRGGYCGVQALGNGTINVAAMVRADLARTLTGVFGQNRELAARSRNWHPASEAVATSPLLFSAPRTSDKDTVLVGDAAAFIDPFAGDGISMALHSGRLAALSLAPYLREEYSLGAALEKYDSAYRELLQPALKAAARLRRLLQLPKTLRLTALSLLQWGPLARLAVQQTRVRMIA